TTTTCATCGGGAGGGTAACGTTTTCGTTTGCCTTACCCGATTGTCGCAGAAAACGCATCGGGCGAAACCGGTGCATGCCCCGATGGAACAGCATCATTGACGCACTCCTTGCGTCGCCCTTATAGTTGGAAAACGTTTTCCTGAATTTATCGAAGGATCATCATGAACGAGACATCTGCTGTGCCGCGCAAGCCGTTCCGTCGTCTGCTGCTGACGGGCGCGGGCGGCAATCTGGGCCGCCAGCTGCGCGACGCGCTGGCCGCGTGGGCCGACATTGTGCGCGTGAGCGACATCGTCCCCGTGAGCGCGGCGGCCGCGCACGAAGAAGCGAGCGTCGTCGATCTGGCGGACCGCGAGGCCGTGATGCACATGGTCGAAGGCGTCGATGCGATCGTGCATCTGGGCGGCATTTCGATCGACGCGCCGTTCGACGACCTGATCGAATCGAATATCCGCGGCACGTACAACCTGTACGAAGCGGCGCGCAAGCACGGCGTGAAGCGCGTCGTGTTCGCCAGCTCGAATCACGCGATCGGTTTTCATCCCGTCACGGAAGTGCTCGACGCCGACGCGCCGACGCGTCCCGACAGCCTGTATGGCGTGACGAAGTGCTTCGGCGAATCGCTGTCGCGCTATTACTTCGACCGCTTCGGCATCGAGACGGTGTGTCTGCGCATCGGCTCGTCGTTCGAAGAGCCGAAGAATCCGCGCATGCTCGTCACGTACCTGAGCTATCGCGACTTCATCGAACTCGTGCGCTGTTCGCTCCTCACGAACCGTGTCGGCCATGCCGTCGTGTACGGCGCGTCGGACAACCCGATCAAGTGGTGGGACAACACGAAAGCGGGCTTCCTCGGCTTCCGTCCGCGCGACAGCTCGGTGCAGTTCGCCGAACGCTTCCCCGTCACAGGACCGACGCCCGAATACGACGACCCGGCACAGCGCTTCCAGGGCGGCGCATTCGTGCTCGGCGAACCGATGGAACGCAAGGCCTGAAGCACTTTGGTATGAGCTTAAATTGCC
This Paraburkholderia sabiae DNA region includes the following protein-coding sequences:
- a CDS encoding NAD-dependent epimerase/dehydratase family protein, whose product is MNETSAVPRKPFRRLLLTGAGGNLGRQLRDALAAWADIVRVSDIVPVSAAAAHEEASVVDLADREAVMHMVEGVDAIVHLGGISIDAPFDDLIESNIRGTYNLYEAARKHGVKRVVFASSNHAIGFHPVTEVLDADAPTRPDSLYGVTKCFGESLSRYYFDRFGIETVCLRIGSSFEEPKNPRMLVTYLSYRDFIELVRCSLLTNRVGHAVVYGASDNPIKWWDNTKAGFLGFRPRDSSVQFAERFPVTGPTPEYDDPAQRFQGGAFVLGEPMERKA